The Desulfoscipio gibsoniae DSM 7213 genome contains a region encoding:
- a CDS encoding cyclase family protein, with translation MQFIDLTHTITPDMPVYPGTEPPHITEACSIAKDGFREKALAIYSHTGTHIDAPAHILEGGCTLDDLPASHFHGRATVMDVSRTPGVDITKDYISFSLKTGIDFVIFYTGWYHKWSTPAFFDNFPVPSTETAHYLAGMGIKGVGTDTISIDRAGATEFTIHKILLQKNIIIIENLTNLAGLSGRIFTLCCWPLKIGNADGAPVRAVAICD, from the coding sequence ATGCAATTTATAGACCTGACTCATACCATTACTCCGGATATGCCCGTATACCCGGGCACTGAACCACCTCATATTACCGAAGCATGCAGCATAGCCAAAGACGGTTTCAGGGAAAAGGCGCTGGCCATTTACTCCCACACCGGCACCCACATTGACGCCCCGGCCCACATATTAGAAGGCGGCTGCACTCTGGACGATCTACCAGCGTCCCATTTCCACGGCAGGGCCACGGTAATGGATGTGTCCCGCACCCCGGGAGTGGATATAACCAAAGATTATATTAGCTTTTCTTTAAAGACAGGTATTGATTTTGTTATTTTTTATACCGGGTGGTATCATAAGTGGAGTACCCCCGCATTTTTTGATAATTTCCCGGTGCCATCAACCGAAACAGCCCATTACCTGGCAGGGATGGGCATTAAGGGAGTGGGCACCGACACCATTTCTATAGACCGGGCCGGTGCTACTGAATTCACCATACATAAAATTTTGCTGCAGAAAAACATTATCATTATTGAAAACTTAACCAACCTGGCCGGTTTGTCCGGCCGTATATTTACCCTGTGCTGCTGGCCACTTAAGATTGGGAACGCGGACGGTGCTCCCGTACGGGCAGTTGCAATTTGTGATTAA
- a CDS encoding SLC13 family permease has translation MHADNQVIFATAVFLITYAFIVSEKIHRTVAAFCGAALVILAGIVNEEQAVHYVDFNTIGLLVGMMIIVGITRQTGVFEYLAIKAAKSAKGEPIRILASLGLITAVLSALLDNVTTVLLIVPVTFAIARQLQVNVIPFLIVEIIASNIGGTATLIGDPPNIMIGSATHLGFMDFVINLTPVVVVIYTITIFILKLIYKKQMVTCPELMQNIMAMDENAEIKDPVLLKKCLTVLGVTIIGFVLHQFVHLESSVIALTGAALLLLVTRMDPEHAFHAVEWPVIFFFIGLFVVVGALEEVGVIEAIASLALDITGGELLPAGLLILWLSAIASAFVDNIPFVATMIPLIHDMGRLGGIGDLNFLWWSLSLGACLGGNGTIIGASANVVVIGMAEKRGAPISFMTFFKVAFPLMLLSIVIAMLYLIAWYILHTTMAMLATLAVGIILALVLGWLGKDRASGGAQKSNT, from the coding sequence ATGCACGCAGATAACCAAGTTATATTTGCCACGGCGGTTTTTTTGATTACCTATGCCTTTATCGTTTCCGAAAAGATTCACCGGACTGTGGCTGCATTTTGCGGTGCGGCGCTAGTTATTCTGGCGGGAATTGTAAATGAAGAGCAGGCCGTCCATTATGTGGATTTCAATACCATTGGCCTGTTAGTGGGTATGATGATTATTGTTGGCATCACCAGGCAAACTGGGGTATTTGAATACCTTGCCATCAAGGCTGCCAAGAGTGCCAAAGGTGAGCCGATACGGATTCTGGCCTCACTGGGTCTAATTACCGCAGTGTTGTCAGCTTTATTGGACAACGTGACTACCGTGCTGCTCATTGTGCCGGTGACCTTTGCCATAGCCCGGCAGCTGCAGGTCAATGTTATTCCATTTTTAATTGTTGAAATTATTGCTTCGAATATTGGCGGCACCGCTACTTTAATCGGTGACCCCCCCAATATAATGATCGGCAGCGCTACTCATCTTGGTTTTATGGACTTTGTTATTAATTTAACCCCTGTGGTGGTAGTGATCTATACTATAACCATATTTATTTTAAAATTGATATATAAAAAGCAGATGGTTACATGTCCCGAGCTAATGCAAAACATTATGGCCATGGACGAAAATGCTGAAATCAAAGACCCTGTGTTGCTTAAAAAATGCTTAACGGTGCTGGGTGTAACTATTATTGGTTTTGTATTGCACCAGTTTGTTCATTTGGAAAGCTCGGTAATTGCCCTGACCGGGGCCGCACTGCTGCTTCTTGTGACACGCATGGATCCCGAGCATGCCTTCCACGCCGTGGAATGGCCCGTGATTTTCTTCTTTATTGGACTTTTTGTGGTAGTGGGCGCATTGGAAGAAGTGGGTGTCATAGAAGCCATTGCCAGCTTGGCCCTGGATATTACAGGTGGAGAACTGTTGCCCGCTGGTCTTTTAATTCTTTGGCTGTCGGCCATTGCTTCAGCTTTTGTCGATAATATTCCCTTTGTGGCCACTATGATTCCGCTGATTCATGATATGGGCCGCCTGGGTGGCATCGGCGATTTGAATTTCTTATGGTGGTCCCTGTCCTTAGGTGCCTGCCTAGGGGGTAATGGAACCATTATCGGCGCATCGGCTAATGTGGTGGTCATAGGCATGGCGGAAAAAAGGGGAGCACCAATAAGTTTTATGACGTTTTTTAAGGTGGCCTTTCCCCTGATGCTGTTGTCTATAGTCATTGCCATGCTGTATTTAATCGCCTGGTATATATTGCATACCACTATGGCTATGCTGGCTACCCTGGCTGTTGGCATTATTCTGGCACTGGTGCTGGGCTGGCTGGGTAAAGATAGAGCTTCTGGCGGTGCGCAAAAATCTAACACCTAA
- a CDS encoding MoaD/ThiS family protein, with protein MEVRVFSGLEKFLPNKRFGEPMPVNLPDGATVRILLNKMHIPEEQVFTVLVDGRHQTLDYTVRDGERVSLFPPVGGG; from the coding sequence GTGGAAGTACGGGTGTTCAGTGGTTTGGAAAAGTTCTTACCCAACAAGCGCTTTGGTGAGCCTATGCCGGTGAACTTGCCGGATGGGGCGACAGTTCGGATATTATTAAACAAAATGCACATACCTGAAGAACAGGTGTTCACCGTTTTGGTGGACGGCAGGCATCAAACACTGGATTATACCGTCAGAGACGGGGAAAGGGTGTCTTTATTTCCGCCGGTGGGAGGTGGTTGA
- a CDS encoding LarC family nickel insertion protein has product MQTAYFDCFSGVSGDMCLGALVGAGVDLDQLRQGLAGLAVEGYVLRREQVCRAGIAAENILVDVSAEKQLVRHLSDIERIIDTSDLPEAVKYQSKQVFKTLAGAEARVHGTTPDKIHFHEVGAVDAIVDVVGTVLGLHLLGVQTVYVSPLPLGSGFIHCRHGIIPSPAPATLEILTGGGIPIYDAGLSMETVTPTGSALMATLSAGRVGMPTMTIERVGYGAGKREYDRPNLLRLIVGGAVEPNAGCNKHLENKNCHHTSDVLNSDYHEK; this is encoded by the coding sequence ATGCAAACGGCATACTTTGATTGTTTTTCCGGCGTTAGCGGTGATATGTGCCTGGGCGCCCTGGTGGGGGCCGGGGTGGATTTGGACCAGCTGCGCCAGGGGTTGGCCGGGCTGGCCGTTGAAGGATATGTGCTGCGCCGGGAGCAGGTTTGCCGGGCCGGTATTGCCGCCGAAAATATACTGGTGGATGTTTCAGCTGAAAAGCAGCTTGTCAGACATCTGTCTGATATAGAAAGAATTATAGATACCAGTGACCTGCCGGAAGCTGTAAAGTATCAAAGCAAGCAGGTATTTAAAACATTAGCCGGGGCTGAAGCCAGGGTGCACGGCACTACACCGGATAAAATTCACTTTCACGAGGTGGGAGCTGTTGATGCTATCGTGGATGTAGTTGGCACAGTATTGGGCTTGCACCTGCTGGGTGTCCAAACTGTATATGTATCACCACTGCCGCTGGGTTCGGGCTTTATTCATTGCCGGCACGGCATTATACCATCACCTGCCCCGGCAACACTTGAGATTTTAACAGGCGGCGGTATACCTATATACGATGCCGGTTTATCCATGGAAACAGTGACTCCCACCGGGTCTGCCTTGATGGCCACGCTATCCGCGGGACGGGTAGGGATGCCCACGATGACTATTGAACGGGTTGGTTACGGTGCAGGTAAGCGGGAGTATGACCGGCCCAATTTATTAAGACTGATTGTCGGTGGCGCTGTGGAACCAAATGCCGGATGCAACAAACACCTTGAAAATAAAAATTGTCACCACACTTCCGACGTATTAAACAGTGATTATCATGAAAAATAA
- a CDS encoding PFL family protein: MLTIQEIMETVTMVQEEHLDIRTITLGISLRDCADADPRAACQKIYDKITRLAGNLVPVGEEIAREYGIPIVNKRISVTPISLVAESSRTDDYLIFAETLDRAAAEVGVNFIGGFSALVHKGITGGDKKLLGSIPAALDSTKRVCSSVNVATTKAGINMDAVALMGRVIKDVAYRTADRDGLGCAKLVVFANVPEDNPFMAGAFHGVGESESVINVGVSGPGVVKRAVERVKGSDFGTLAETVKKSAFKITRMGELVGRSAAMRLGVPFGIVDISLAPTPAIGDSVAEILEAMGLERCGTHGTTAALALLNDAVKKGGAMASSYVGGLSGAFIPVSEDAGMIRAVEEGALHLDKLEAMTCVCSVGLDMIAVPGDTPAETISAIIADEMAIGMINQKTTAVRIIPAPGKQVGDYVEFGGLLGRAPVMPVHRFSAVDFVVRGGRIPAPIHSLSN; encoded by the coding sequence TTGCTCACCATACAGGAAATTATGGAAACCGTTACTATGGTTCAGGAGGAACACCTGGACATTCGCACTATCACCCTGGGTATCAGCCTGCGCGATTGTGCTGATGCCGACCCCCGGGCCGCCTGCCAAAAAATTTACGACAAAATCACCCGGCTGGCCGGCAACTTAGTACCGGTGGGTGAGGAAATCGCACGGGAATACGGCATACCTATAGTAAATAAACGCATATCGGTCACCCCCATATCACTGGTGGCCGAAAGCAGCCGTACTGATGACTACTTAATTTTTGCCGAAACCCTGGACCGGGCGGCAGCCGAGGTGGGAGTGAACTTTATTGGCGGTTTTTCAGCGCTGGTGCACAAGGGTATCACCGGCGGCGATAAAAAACTGCTGGGCTCCATCCCCGCCGCTCTAGACAGCACTAAGCGGGTGTGTTCATCAGTAAACGTGGCAACCACCAAGGCAGGCATTAATATGGACGCAGTGGCACTGATGGGTCGGGTAATCAAGGATGTGGCCTACCGCACAGCCGACCGGGACGGGCTGGGATGCGCCAAACTGGTGGTTTTCGCCAACGTTCCCGAGGATAACCCCTTTATGGCTGGTGCCTTTCACGGCGTGGGAGAATCAGAGTCGGTAATTAACGTGGGAGTAAGCGGCCCCGGTGTAGTGAAGCGGGCTGTGGAACGGGTTAAGGGCAGCGATTTTGGTACTCTGGCCGAAACCGTAAAAAAATCAGCATTTAAAATAACTCGCATGGGTGAGCTGGTGGGACGCTCCGCCGCCATGCGCCTGGGCGTACCCTTTGGGATTGTAGACATCTCCCTTGCCCCCACCCCGGCCATCGGCGACAGTGTGGCCGAAATTCTGGAAGCAATGGGACTGGAGCGCTGTGGCACCCACGGTACCACGGCAGCGCTGGCCCTTTTAAATGATGCCGTCAAAAAGGGCGGGGCCATGGCCTCGTCGTATGTGGGCGGGCTATCGGGTGCTTTTATACCGGTGAGTGAAGACGCTGGCATGATCCGGGCAGTGGAGGAAGGGGCGCTGCACCTGGACAAACTGGAGGCCATGACCTGCGTGTGCTCGGTGGGTTTGGACATGATCGCAGTGCCTGGCGATACACCTGCTGAAACGATCTCGGCTATTATCGCTGATGAAATGGCCATCGGCATGATTAACCAGAAAACCACCGCCGTGCGCATTATTCCCGCGCCCGGCAAACAGGTAGGCGATTACGTAGAATTCGGCGGCCTTTTGGGCCGAGCGCCGGTAATGCCGGTGCATCGCTTTTCCGCCGTTGATTTTGTGGTACGGGGCGGTCGTATACCTGCCCCCATCCATAGCTTAAGTAATTAG
- a CDS encoding MOSC domain-containing protein has product MGYVVAVCTSPKKGMRKKNVGTGRLVAEHGIEGDAHAGPWHRQVSLLALESVQKMRDVGLDVNPGDFAENITTVGLDLVALPIGTKIVIGGEALGEVTQIGKECHTRCAIYQQAGDCVMPKEGIFIKVLNGGTVRVGDEVRVIGE; this is encoded by the coding sequence ATGGGATACGTAGTAGCGGTTTGCACCAGCCCCAAAAAGGGCATGCGCAAAAAGAACGTCGGCACCGGCCGGCTGGTGGCTGAGCACGGGATTGAAGGGGACGCCCATGCCGGTCCGTGGCACCGCCAGGTTAGCTTATTAGCACTGGAAAGCGTGCAAAAAATGCGTGATGTCGGGCTGGATGTCAATCCCGGCGATTTTGCTGAGAATATTACCACAGTGGGCCTGGATCTGGTTGCCCTACCCATTGGCACAAAAATAGTCATTGGTGGCGAAGCGCTGGGTGAAGTTACCCAGATCGGCAAGGAATGTCATACCCGCTGTGCCATATACCAGCAAGCCGGGGACTGTGTCATGCCCAAAGAGGGCATATTTATCAAAGTGCTAAACGGAGGTACTGTAAGGGTGGGCGATGAGGTGAGGGTCATTGGTGAATAA
- a CDS encoding winged helix-turn-helix domain-containing protein: MVDLSAGQDNSSKNSSLVLGYKTWLEKDDAILGEGFFQILEYIRQTGSIAGAASAMGMSYRTAWGKIKNAERKCSIPLVITRVGGETGGGAKLTPEAVRLLQSYYHFKEEVDREINKIFKRFFKV; the protein is encoded by the coding sequence GTGGTTGATTTGTCTGCCGGGCAGGATAACAGTAGTAAAAATAGCTCTTTAGTTTTGGGGTACAAAACATGGTTGGAAAAAGACGATGCCATTTTAGGGGAAGGTTTTTTTCAAATACTTGAATATATAAGGCAAACCGGGAGTATTGCCGGGGCCGCCTCCGCTATGGGCATGTCCTATCGCACGGCCTGGGGTAAAATTAAAAATGCGGAACGCAAGTGTAGCATTCCCCTGGTTATCACCAGGGTAGGTGGCGAAACAGGCGGTGGCGCCAAGCTGACCCCGGAAGCAGTTCGTTTGCTGCAAAGTTATTATCATTTTAAAGAAGAGGTGGACCGGGAGATTAACAAAATCTTTAAACGTTTCTTTAAAGTTTAA
- the moaA gene encoding GTP 3',8-cyclase MoaA gives MQDRFQRQINYLRISVTDRCNLRCVYCMPAEGVQCLPHSEILTLEEIVDVVKAGVRVGIRKVRLTGGEPLLRRGILELIKKLSDIPEIDDIALTTNGILLGDMAKDLKVAGLKRVNISLDTLQPARFHRITRGGNLNLVRRGIDAALENGLEPVKINTVAIRGFNDDELLELARLSMELPLHVRFIELMPIGTSDDWSRERFISTQEVKELIGGALGNLEDEKVIAGSGPARYSRLPGAPGTIGFISAVSNHFCATCNRLRLTATGQLRPCLFSGRETDLKQALRADAGPDELARIFQKAILAKPDGHNMAVGWQKDDRIMSQIGG, from the coding sequence ATGCAGGATAGATTCCAGCGGCAGATCAATTACTTGCGCATTTCGGTGACCGACCGGTGCAACCTGCGCTGCGTTTACTGTATGCCTGCTGAGGGGGTTCAATGCTTACCGCACAGTGAAATATTAACTTTGGAAGAAATCGTCGACGTTGTTAAGGCGGGAGTGAGGGTTGGTATTAGAAAAGTGCGCCTTACCGGAGGGGAGCCGCTGTTGCGCCGCGGTATTTTGGAACTAATAAAAAAGCTGAGTGATATCCCTGAAATAGACGATATTGCATTAACGACCAATGGAATTTTGCTGGGGGATATGGCGAAGGATTTAAAGGTGGCCGGGTTGAAACGGGTCAATATAAGCCTGGATACTTTACAACCTGCACGTTTTCACCGTATCACCCGGGGCGGGAACCTGAATTTGGTGCGCCGTGGTATTGATGCTGCTCTGGAAAACGGACTTGAGCCGGTTAAAATAAACACGGTAGCCATCCGGGGTTTTAATGATGATGAGCTGCTGGAACTGGCCAGGCTTAGCATGGAATTGCCGCTGCACGTCCGGTTTATTGAATTAATGCCCATTGGAACCTCGGATGACTGGTCCCGGGAAAGATTTATTTCCACCCAGGAAGTCAAGGAATTAATCGGTGGGGCGTTGGGCAATCTGGAAGACGAGAAGGTGATTGCCGGTAGCGGACCGGCCCGTTACAGTCGTTTGCCCGGCGCCCCGGGTACCATTGGCTTTATTTCGGCGGTGAGCAATCATTTTTGTGCCACTTGCAACCGGCTGCGCCTGACGGCCACCGGTCAGCTGCGGCCCTGTTTGTTCAGCGGCCGGGAAACCGACCTTAAGCAGGCACTGCGGGCCGATGCCGGGCCCGATGAACTGGCCCGCATTTTCCAAAAGGCTATTTTGGCCAAGCCCGACGGCCATAACATGGCGGTAGGCTGGCAGAAGGACGATCGCATCATGTCCCAAATCGGAGGTTGA
- a CDS encoding ABC transporter permease — protein MEMVWEGLARAVQMLLSGDPAVLQITWFTLRVSGTATLISLLIGVPLGLLLAFKVFPGRSVAVSLVNMGMGLPPVVVGLWVSLLLWRSGPLGFLDLIYTPTAIIIAQAVIASPIVTGFSMAAIGQLNPKIRLQILALGASRWQLYWLLIKEARLGLMAAVIAGFGGVVSEVGAAMMVGGNILGQTRTLTTATVMEVNKGNFDIGIALSVILLLLAYVVTFTLTMLQQRGRY, from the coding sequence GTGGAAATGGTTTGGGAAGGATTGGCAAGGGCTGTGCAAATGCTGCTATCCGGTGACCCGGCAGTGCTGCAGATTACTTGGTTTACATTACGGGTTTCCGGCACGGCCACATTAATCAGCTTGTTAATTGGGGTGCCGCTGGGGCTTTTATTAGCTTTTAAGGTTTTTCCCGGACGCAGCGTGGCAGTGAGTCTGGTAAATATGGGCATGGGACTGCCCCCGGTGGTGGTGGGTCTGTGGGTCAGCCTGCTGCTCTGGCGTTCGGGCCCCCTGGGGTTCTTGGACCTTATCTACACTCCTACAGCCATTATAATTGCCCAGGCAGTTATTGCTTCGCCAATTGTAACGGGCTTTAGCATGGCGGCTATTGGGCAGCTAAACCCCAAAATCAGGCTGCAAATATTGGCCCTGGGGGCTTCTCGCTGGCAGCTTTACTGGCTGCTGATCAAGGAAGCCCGCCTGGGCTTAATGGCGGCGGTGATTGCCGGTTTTGGCGGGGTGGTCTCCGAGGTGGGCGCGGCCATGATGGTGGGTGGCAATATTCTGGGGCAAACCCGTACATTGACCACTGCCACCGTAATGGAAGTTAATAAGGGTAATTTTGATATTGGCATTGCACTAAGTGTTATACTTTTGTTACTGGCCTATGTGGTTACATTTACTTTAACCATGCTGCAGCAAAGGGGCCGTTATTAG
- a CDS encoding ACT domain-containing protein, translated as MKYLENDENRGKRIIITVIGPDRVGIIAGVTGILAANNFNILDISQTIMQEFLVMVLIVDSENSSIDLSMLKDRLAAKGAELGVRIDTQHEDAFKFMHRL; from the coding sequence ATGAAATACTTGGAAAACGATGAAAACCGGGGCAAGCGAATTATTATCACCGTCATCGGACCAGACCGGGTGGGCATCATTGCCGGGGTCACCGGCATACTGGCCGCCAACAACTTTAACATATTGGATATCAGTCAGACTATCATGCAGGAATTTTTAGTAATGGTGCTAATTGTCGATAGTGAAAATAGCAGCATTGACCTGTCCATGTTGAAGGACCGCCTGGCGGCCAAAGGGGCTGAACTGGGCGTACGCATAGACACCCAGCATGAGGACGCTTTTAAATTTATGCACAGGCTATAA
- the moaC gene encoding cyclic pyranopterin monophosphate synthase MoaC, translating to MSDHGYQGLNHFDAGGAARMVDISGKDDTVRVAVARGEVLMQPGTLELIDRGGVAKGDVLGVARVAGIMAAKETGRLIPMAHPITLTGVNVDFRLQRPGRVQIQARVRTTGKTGVEMEALTAVTVAGLTIYDMCKAVDREMVLGQVRLVHKTGGKSGTFEREGEQIWDT from the coding sequence ATGAGTGATCATGGATATCAGGGTTTGAATCATTTCGATGCCGGCGGCGCGGCCCGGATGGTAGATATCAGCGGCAAGGATGATACCGTGCGGGTGGCGGTGGCCCGGGGCGAGGTACTTATGCAGCCCGGTACGCTGGAACTGATTGACCGGGGCGGAGTAGCCAAGGGTGATGTGCTGGGCGTGGCCAGGGTGGCCGGCATTATGGCGGCCAAAGAAACCGGACGGCTTATTCCTATGGCCCATCCCATTACCTTGACCGGAGTTAATGTGGATTTTCGCCTGCAGCGGCCCGGCCGGGTGCAGATCCAGGCACGGGTTCGTACAACAGGCAAAACCGGAGTGGAGATGGAGGCGCTTACGGCGGTTACCGTGGCCGGATTGACCATTTATGATATGTGCAAAGCCGTGGACCGGGAAATGGTGCTGGGGCAAGTCAGACTGGTACATAAAACCGGTGGTAAAAGCGGCACATTTGAGAGGGAAGGTGAACAGATATGGGATACGTAG
- the mobB gene encoding molybdopterin-guanine dinucleotide biosynthesis protein B has protein sequence MNNSTLPVISIVGWANTGKTTFLENLVAELRSRGVRVGVIKHHRGPFELDKPGKDTWRLARAGAVCTAIAGPGKVGLVIEMEGDPDPGAIAALMSGVDLVFTEGYKKGPYPQLEVRRAGYGEERPAARAGQLVAVVGERSPGMENVPCFDVGDIDAVANFIIERFLDKVLD, from the coding sequence GTGAATAACAGCACTTTGCCGGTAATCTCCATTGTGGGTTGGGCCAATACGGGCAAAACCACTTTTCTGGAAAATCTGGTGGCCGAACTGCGGAGCCGGGGAGTGCGGGTGGGTGTAATCAAGCACCACCGGGGACCCTTTGAGCTGGACAAGCCGGGCAAAGACACCTGGCGATTAGCCCGGGCCGGGGCTGTTTGTACCGCCATTGCCGGTCCCGGCAAGGTCGGCCTGGTCATAGAAATGGAGGGCGACCCCGACCCCGGTGCCATTGCTGCGCTAATGTCTGGCGTTGACCTGGTTTTTACTGAAGGATACAAAAAGGGGCCGTATCCCCAGCTGGAGGTGCGCCGGGCCGGGTACGGTGAGGAACGGCCGGCGGCCCGGGCCGGGCAGTTGGTGGCGGTGGTGGGGGAACGTTCCCCCGGTATGGAAAATGTGCCGTGTTTTGATGTAGGGGATATTGATGCCGTGGCGAATTTTATAATAGAGAGGTTTTTAGATAAGGTATTGGATTAA